GATAACACGTTTCAGTATAATGGTTTCCTCTTGAAATCGTACACATTTACCTTTTTCCCTTTATATGAAAAGTATTAATCTGAGGTGAGTCCATAATCACCACACCTCTCTAGGGGTGCATAGTATAAACCTCGGCGAGAAGACCCCATTCTATTTTCCAAGGAGAAATCTGTAACTAGGGTTGTCTTAATGTTTACGCAGAAAGAGCAGGAACATGCATGTTTTTCTGTAAGCGTTATTGCGACCTTACAGACTGGAAATGAGAATTTTCTAATGTGTGTAAGTTTCCCTGCCCAGCAGTCTACTCCGTCCATGGAGCAGTCCTCAGCCAGTGCCTTTCTTTCCGAagccccatttcctcatctgttcaaTGCAGCTGCCCATACTGCCTAAGTTACTGGGAAGGTAGAAAGAGGTGACTGAACACCACTCCCTTCTCCTCGGCTTCCAGAACCTCCCAGTTTGGTCCTCCTTGCTCACGGGGTGTTCCTCTTCTGGTTGCCTTGCTGGACACCCCCATCCTCCCAGCCTCGAATGTGAAACCCTCAGCAGCCCTTGGCTTATCTGTGTTCACGTCCCCTGAGACCCTTTCTAGCTGCATGGCTAACTGTGTCCTGGGCTGAGGCTCCCACATTAATCTGTCCCTCAACTCCAGCTTCACACATCTAAGGGCCCCGATCGCCATCTCCACTTGAGGCGGCTCAGACCAAacacatggaaaacaaacaaaatctaccTTACCAGAACACTTTCTTTCCAGAATCTCCTTCTTTCGGAAGACGGCGAACCCATTCTTCCAGTTGATCCAGTCCCAAATCTTGGCATCAACATTTAAGCCTCTTTCTTTTTGTACCCCACAACCAAGCCATCAGTAAATTTGATCAACTCTACCTTCAGGCACGTCCCAACCTCTTCCCACCTCCACGGCTGCCTCTTAGTCCAGATCTCCATCTCATGCCCGACTGCCACCATCCacgctgttccctctacctggaagcAAACAAGCACAGAGGGTCCACGgcagggaggagcagggaggcATGTGGCAACGCTCTGGGGCTTTGGGGCTGGGCATTTAGGGTGCAGATCCTGGCCCCATCTTTGGTTTATAACTATCAAGTAATGGACTATTATACAAATGATGAATGTGCCgtagttttcaaattatttccacTTAGGGCAACAGTGACTGCTACGAAAGTAGGATTCTCTGGGGGATTTCAGAGCCTTTTGATTTCAAAAGACTTAACCCAGGAAAGCAATCAGGGTGTCTTATCCAAGAAGGGGGACGTTCTGGTGCTTTGAGTGTAGGAGAGGCGTGGATCCGTTTCAGGAAGTGGCTTCCCAGAGACTGAGCCTGGGACTAAGGGTTCCTCAGGGTAGAAGTGCCCATTCACACACAcggcctgggaggggctggggcatgACATGGGTGACTGTGAGGGTGGTGGGCTGTGGCCTGGGAGCAGCATCAGGGGCCCCAGGCCGTGAAGGAACCAGCACCTGGCAGTCAGCAGGTAACCAGAGTGACCCCAAGGACTAAAGGCTGGGCCTCATCCCTTCCCCAAGTCCAGGGCCTCCATTCGTGCTGGGGCCCGGAGCCCTCCTAAATGCTGGGGAGGGAACAAGGAAACGTGGCTGGCTTTAGACCTCTGGATCAGAGCCAAATTGGATTTGATTTAGGGAAGCAAAGACATACAGCATTCTTTATCCCGTGAGGATCATGTTGTAATTTACATTCATGACAACAGTTTCCTGGAAAACATCAGAAGCTGActcatgtttcctttttattttgaaatttgggGTTACATGTTGTACCTCGAAAGGAGACCATACTTTGTTCAAAACAGCCTTAGTCCCAAAGAGATGGGCAGAGGCAGGCATCTACCTGATGGCCCTGGTGATTGTAATGTGATGAAGAAGGGGATCACAGGACCTGAGCTCTTGTCTTAGGGGTGAATGAGAGCAAAAGAGCCAGAGGAAACTGGGAACAGTGTTCTTACACCCTGTATCTTGAAGGAGGGAATGAACGTCTTATTTGGAATCTACTTCCTACAGTTGGTGGGCCAGCTGTAGGTCAGAGCCATCCGTGTGTCACTTCCTGTGTGTCACTTCCTGCTTTCTATGGGGATTCAAACTTGGATCTATGGGTCTGATATCACATTTCCTCTAATCCAGCCAGAACCCAGTTAACAGAAGCTTTGTGGAGTGATGGTTCTAGAAAGAACTAAATATGGTCATGAAACAATTCACTTAACTATTTGGAAATAGTCTGGACATGAAATTAATTAGCTTATAGGTCATGCTTCTACTTGAGTGAATGTATTTCCTCCCTGCTTACCTGTTTGTGTTCAAATCCTGGGTCTTTTgctcactagctctgtgaccctgggcaaataaTTTAATCTCTATGCACtttgatttcctcctttgtaaaatggggttatGGGGTTAAAACGAGTATTTATCTCATTGGGTTCTCATGTATCTCTTTGGACCAAATTAGTAAGTAAAAGGTattcctggaacatagtaagtgcttagtaaattgtaatcactattattattagtcTTTCACCTGAGTAGGAGACAGGAACATACTTTACTTTAGTAGTGACAGAATTCAGAGAAAGAGTTTGATAAGAgctattttagaaagaaataatgccatttgcagcaacacggatgggcctagagattatcataccaagtgaagtaggtcagacaaagacaaatattatacaatgtcacttctatgtggaatctaaaaaaaaatacaaacaaatctatatacaaaacagactcacagacacagaaaacaaacttatggttatcaaagtgAAGCGGggagacaaattaggagtttggggttaacagatacaaactacgatacgtaaaatagataagcaacaaggatttactgtatagcacagggaactatgttcaatatcttataataacccatagtggaaaataatctgaaaaaaatataactgaatcactttgctagacacctgaaactaataaaatattgtaaatcaactatacttcaaattttaaaaagctattttatctttaaatttgtaATCGGTCTATTAACTAGAATAACTTCACTAAACACATTCTAGATTGTGACCATCAAGTAAGGACTGACAGAATATCATTTCGTTTTAAgaagcttttgtttctcttctttatagattcagatttgtttttataatttaaagagtAGGTTAAAATTGCTTGTTTCATCATAAATAAATGATGACCTTTCTGATCTAAATCCCTGACCTAAATAGGATGGCACATCCCAGCCCTCTTAGCTTCTGCGGGGCTAGACAGAGGCTAAAACGTGTGGTACCCCCTCCTTCCAAACAGAAGCGGCCCCTGTTGCTTGGGGTCTAGAGGTCAgcacaaaatagaaaagaaatatgtatgtgtaGGATTGTTCCTTAAACCCTGACTTTTCAATGTTGCTAGAAGATTCTCCTGTTGCTAGATCTCATCAATGGTGCAGTTTATGAGGTGTAACTGGTGAGGCTTAAAGGAATCAGAAGAGGATCGTGGGGTGTACGCACATTACTGGTGAGAGCCTCTGCCTACGTGGGAAGCACGTAGCAGCTGGGCTTCTTGTCACCATCTCGGTGGCCCGGAGGACCCGGTCAGGGGGAGGCATGAAGTCAGGGGAGATCAAGCAACTTCCAGCCTTGCTGGATCCAGAGTTGCAGGGCTGAGGCCCGTCTGACCTCCTAATCCTTGCCCGGGAGcctccccttccacctccctgATCCCGGGGGCCAGAGTCTCACCAGGCCACGCCACGCCAGTAAGCCCAGCCACGTGTGGCTAACCCTCTGTGGCTGGCTTCCCTGCAGACAGTGACAGATGGAGCCCTTGGTGGTCCTATTCTAAGACCCCTTGAGAATGGTGGGGCTTCACGTAGCAGACCTCGGACTCAGCCCTTCCACACGGCAGGGTTATTTCCTTCCGTGTTCACAGcctgaggggctggggcagaggcatGACAGACGCCCTGGGCTAACGGGGgagcagcgtgtgtgtgtgtgtgtgtgtgtgtgtgtgtgtgtgtgtgtgtgtgtcagattTAGATCACAGCCCCGAAAGCAACATCAGTGTCCTTAAAGAGGTCAGGCCTCACCTGGCCCTCGCAGCAGTTCTTTCCAGCTCAAGGAGCAGTGAGCAGCCCTTGTACCTGCTCTGATGTCAGCTGCCATCATACTTCTATTCCCAGAAAAGAAGCCAGTGACATTCTGTGCTTCGGGTGAGCAGCCTTCCTAACTGGGCCTCTTGTCAATGCCTGGAGAGCCAAGCGAACAGGCATGTCtcactttgccttttttttcttctgacttttGCTGCCTCGCTAGTGGGGGCCAACTGCTCACCGGTCGAAAATAACATTGTCCTTCTTTTGCGGCGTATGGCAATTATCTCTTTTTCAAGGAAGCCCTGTACTCCCTGCCTTGCCTCTGAGATGGAGCCAGGATAGGGCGACAGTTTTTGGTGACGTTGCTCCAGCATCTTCTGGACGAACATCCGCCCAGCCCTCCTCTGATTTTCCTGTCCTGGGTGGGCGGAGCCCGGAGGTGTGCTGACTATGGTTACCAGCATCTTAGCAGACAAGAAGAAGGGTCTGGAAACAGACACGGATATTGTCAGTTTCAGAGACAACCTCATCCAAAAGGTTTATTCCTGGCTTGCAAACAAACCCCACTGACCAAACTCCCAAGTCGCTTTTTATTCACCTGTCATTAAATCACCCAcagaaatacatataataaatacaaaatcaggaaggttttttttttttttttttagtctttggtATGTAGCGCTTTTCTCCTCAACTTCTTTCCCCGCCTTCCCTTCATCCTAAGCCCATTTCCTCAGGTTCACATTATTCCTTTGGACACCAAAGCAGCCCAGAAGTAAACCTGGTGCCCGGACCTTGAAGCGGTCGGCAGCCTGGGTCCCGGCGCCTCttgggggcctggggagggacAGGCCGTGGGGACTCACACATAGTCGTTCAGCCTGTACCCGTTGTGCGAGGCCGAGGTGGCCGACGGGGCCCGATTGTCCTTGTAGGCGTCGGGGGGCCGGTAGGAGGGCGCGGTGGCCGTGCCGGACCGGGGCTGAGCCTGGTAGGGCCTGGAGGGCGCCTCGTCCTGGCAGGCCAGGAGGAGCAGCGTGCCGCCGATGAGCGACAGGGACGAGGAGATGAAGCCGAGGTACAGGGCCTGCCCGATCTCGAACTTCATGCCGCTGGGCAGCAGCGGGTTGTAGAAGTTCTGCACCACGTCGTTGGTGGTCCAGGAGACGGCCACCATGCAGAGCAGGCCGGCCAGGATGAAGAACACTCCGCCCAGCACGGCGAACGTGGTCTTGGCGGGGGTGCCCTTGGCGCAGCGCGTGCACTTCATGCCGACCACGGCGCAGGCGCAGGCCACGCCCGACAGCAGGCAGGAGATGACCATGAGCGCGCGGGCCGCCTGCAGGTCGCGGGGCAGCGCCAGCAGCGAGCGGTAGATCTGGCACTGGTAGATGCCCGTGCTGTGCCACACGCACTCCATCCACAGCCCCTTCAGGTAGGACACGGCCGTCAGGATGTTGGTGCCCACGTGCGCCGTCCGGCGCCAGTGCGGCAGGATGGTGGTGATGAGTGTGCCCACCATGCCCAGGAAGCTGAGCAGGAAGCCCATGAGCTGCACGGCTGCGCTGGCCATGACCTTGCTGGCGGTTGCCGCTCGCTCAGGCGCCCGCAGGAGTCCTAATGAAGccgggaggcggggcggggggagaggaAACGGGTTAACGATTATCTCGATGCATTTATTTCTGCCGCCGAAACGGCGATTTCCATAGGCAGTTGGTACCACgattaacatgtttttaaaagtagtttctgAGACTTGATTGGGTGAACGAACGAGCGGCTCGCCTAAGACGCTTTCCCTGGAAGGCCAGAGCTAGGAGGGGTGACAGCCGACATCTGGCTGGGCTGTGCTTTCCCGGGACCCCAGGGAAGGACACTCCAGAGACCCCACTTCTCTCAGTACTTACCAACCCCATGTGGGAAGTTTTGTCTTGTGTCTACCCTCAGACACTGCTGCATTTGAGTCTCACTTCATTCTGTTTGATCAGTAATCACTAAGGTTGTTAAATCAACAAATGGACCGGCAAGTCTTAAGGCGTGTGCTGTTTATGACTTAGAAGATAGCTTAGACTGCCTGTCAGGATGAAACATTTTCTGAAAGTGGGAGACTTCCCTATGTGCTCATAGGAGGGGGTTTGGCACCATAGGCGGGTCAGACGCTGCCTTCCAGAATCCCAGATGTGACCTTAGAGATTATCCACTGACGCCAGGGGAGAGGAATGACCAAGGTCATCAACTCCTTaggtgctgcagccaggaccaCGAACCAGTGACCCTCCCCTGCGGGCCGGGTACCTCCTCTCACACCACTCTGAAGAGGGGTGGGCTTATTACAAGACAGGCTGCTACTGAACATTGTAACCATGGCAAAATCTCAAACACTTCTTGGGGAAAAGGACCCAGCACGTATGTGGTGTGTAGTGCCAGGCGTATCGGGGATACTCGGGAAATattgggaggggggaaggagagagtcggggagtgggggagggaggaaaggaggatggaaggggcagaggaaggaagggggaaaggaagggagaccAGAACTGCCCGAGTGGACACCACTAGCTCCTCTCTGCTGCTGGGAGCAGAGTAAGGGGCAGAAGAAGAGAATCCCACCCTCTGCGTGACTCGGGGCCTCTCTGTCTTCAAAACAAgggagctgggggcttccctggggcgcagtggttgagagtccgcctgccggtgcaggggacacgggttcgtgccccggtccgggaggatcccacatgccgcagagcggctgggcctgtgagccgtggctgctgagcctgcacgtccggagcctgtgctccgcaacgggagaggccacaacagtgagaggcccgcgtaccacaaaaaaacaaacaaacgaggGAGCTGGACTTCGTGGCCCCAGAGTGTCTTCTGATTCtgaagggaggaaaagggaagcTTCTCTGCTGGTGCCAAGTCACTTCAGCGACCCAAACTGGTGAGAGTTCGCAAGGCAAAACCCGCTTCTTCTTTCTCGGAGCAGTGTTCAGCAGTTAAGCACAGGAAGGGCTGCAGGTAGCCACGGTGGGCCGGGAGGGCGTCGCCCAATGCAGATTCTCCTGCGAGCGGTTTTTGGGGTGCCCCAGGCCCTCTTGGCTTTAATCCTGGGTCCACTGTAAAGAAATCTCCCACTAAATCACGATGAGGGATTTGGTGAGTAACGGGTGATGCTTCCATTGGAGGCATTGGAGATCATCTTTAGATCTGTCCGGCTTAACAGACAAACGAGATACCGGTGAGACAGCGTGGTGCTGGACAGGACATCAGtggtctggggggtgggggacgagCTCGGGGGTGTTGCTGATGCTAAAAATGACCGTTTGCTCAGGACCCTGCGTTCTTCACTCACACCTCCAGCTGATCGGCCGCATGCGTCTTGCGAAGCTGTCTTTCCTTAGGAAGCCTTCTTCCCTCCATTCAGCAAGCAGTCAGTGCAGGTGCTGGGCTTGCGGGGCGGGGCAGCGGGGGGAGACCCCACAGTCCCTGCTGCCCAGGGAGGGGCAACTGTCCTGTGGTCACCGCCGGGCAGGCGGCGGGGCCCACAGAGCGGGCCGCTCTGATGTGCGGCACCAGAGCTGCCACCGCCCAACTCCTGGATGCACTGGGCATCCGAGCAGAGCTGACACCGAAAGCGCCAGTTTACTGGGCCTGAATGATGTTCGGCCCTAGGCTGAGCGCTCACATGTGCCTCCCAGTTTATTCCCCACAGCTACCCAGTGAAGCAGCAGCTGTTACCTCCCCTGTTTTCCACGTGGGGAAACTGGGTGCAGGGGtgaagtttctttttctggcttggCTAGTATTTTCCCCGGTTAATCCTTCCTTTCCGAACGCAGTAGGACTGAAGTTAGCGTGAGGGCCTAGGGGTGGGGTCCTCGGTGTATCCTGGGGAAGTTGACTCTCCCCCCCGAAGATGTCCTTTTACAGCGGTTCAGGTGGCCAGGGTGAGGGACTTTCAGTGCTGAAATTGGGACAGTCCCAGGAAAACCAGGACGGTCGGTTCCTCCAGGGAGCGTGGAGCTGCGGATTTCTCCAGGTGGCCTCTGAGATCCTTTCAGTAACGCCTGAAGGCCACTTCCAGCCTGGTGGCCCCGCTGTCTGTCCCTGGCCGGGGCCTTCTGAGGCCCCCTCACAGCTCTTGCTTGTCAAGGTCAATCATTAAGCCCACTGAGCCTAAAGAATGTGGCATAAAAGCTAAGCCTGCTGACCCCATTAGTCTAGGGAAGTGGACCAGAAGTTTATTGGTTGtctaaatatttatggagaacAACTGCTGCTAATTTTAGAAACCATTAGGTTGCTATATTTAAACTTGTGCTTGAAGGATTTGCTAATTTAAGAAGTGAGTGTTAATGAGcccccaactcccagcccccagccccccacccctttccccctagTTACCAGCAGCTGCTACTGGTATTAGGTCATAATTCAACTTCCCAGCAACCACTTTTCACTTTGGGGCCATTCGATGGAAAAACAACCTAAAGCGAACCAATCTCCTTGGAAACCACATAAAACTCATCGCTGATGCTTcggaaggaacttgcccaagcATGGCCTCCAGCAGGGGCAGCGCTTGGAGGGTCCAGCTGGCCTGCAGTTGGCTTTGTCCACGGGCTGCCCTTTTCCTGCAGACGTGCGTGTGCTCGTGGAAACATTTGCTAGAGAGATGGGCGTCCAAGACAAATATGGGTCTAAGAATCAGGGTCCAAAAAAAGACCTCGAcaggctgggtgggtggggctgcgTGTAACAAGATGACGCATTGCAGGAATGGACATTGGGCCTTGTGTTTGGGTT
This Phocoena sinus isolate mPhoSin1 chromosome 4, mPhoSin1.pri, whole genome shotgun sequence DNA region includes the following protein-coding sequences:
- the CLDN14 gene encoding claudin-14 isoform X2; translation: MASAAVQLMGFLLSFLGMVGTLITTILPHWRRTAHVGTNILTAVSYLKGLWMECVWHSTGIYQCQIYRSLLALPRDLQAARALMVISCLLSGVACACAVVGMKCTRCAKGTPAKTTFAVLGGVFFILAGLLCMVAVSWTTNDVVQNFYNPLLPSGMKFEIGQALYLGFISSSLSLIGGTLLLLACQDEAPSRPYQAQPRSGTATAPSYRPPDAYKDNRAPSATSASHNGYRLNDYV
- the CLDN14 gene encoding claudin-14 isoform X1 — its product is MASAAVQLMGFLLSFLGMVGTLITTILPHWRRTAHVGTNILTAVSYLKGLWMECVWHSTGIYQCQIYRSLLALPRDLQAARALMVISCLLSGVACACAVVGMKCTRCAKGTPAKTTFAVLGGVFFILAGLLCMVAVSWTTNDVVQNFYNPLLPSGMKFEIGQALYLGFISSSLSLIGGTLLLLACQDEAPSRPYQAQPRSGTATAPSYRPPDAYKDNRAPSATSASHNGYRLNDYVPFFLSAKMLVTIVSTPPGSAHPGQENQRRAGRMFVQKMLEQRHQKLSPYPGSISEARQGVQGFLEKEIIAIRRKRRTMLFSTGEQLAPTSEAAKVRRKKRQSETCLFAWLSRH